Proteins encoded within one genomic window of Streptomyces profundus:
- a CDS encoding DUF1707 SHOCT-like domain-containing protein: MTSSSQPTEPEQPATDTASSAPAPRGHGAPTDPRSGLRASHTDREAVAERLREAAGDGRLDLDELEERLELAFAAKTYGELAPLTADLPSPFQQGPPAMGPARTGPDVLTLKGGMHGAERVGRWQVPSRIVAKAGLGGVKLDFTRADIPAGETEIEMHGDMGGVTVIVPEGWRVDSSGCDPSMGGLRNKVAGGDVPSNPNAPIIWVTGSCGMGGVTVRNPNRWERRRLRDNPA; this comes from the coding sequence ATGACATCCAGCAGCCAGCCGACGGAGCCGGAGCAGCCAGCGACCGACACCGCGTCGTCGGCCCCAGCGCCCAGGGGCCACGGGGCGCCGACCGACCCCAGGAGCGGGTTGCGCGCGTCGCACACCGACCGCGAGGCGGTCGCCGAGCGGCTGCGCGAGGCGGCGGGCGACGGCCGGCTGGACCTGGACGAGCTGGAGGAACGACTGGAGTTGGCGTTCGCCGCGAAGACCTACGGCGAACTGGCCCCGCTCACCGCCGACCTGCCCAGCCCCTTCCAGCAGGGGCCGCCCGCCATGGGCCCGGCGCGGACCGGACCCGATGTGCTGACCCTCAAGGGCGGCATGCACGGCGCCGAGCGCGTGGGCCGTTGGCAGGTGCCGAGCCGGATCGTCGCCAAGGCCGGACTCGGGGGCGTCAAGCTGGACTTCACCCGGGCGGACATCCCCGCCGGCGAGACCGAGATAGAGATGCACGGCGACATGGGCGGCGTCACCGTCATCGTCCCCGAGGGCTGGCGGGTGGACTCCTCGGGCTGCGATCCCTCGATGGGCGGCCTGCGCAACAAGGTGGCCGGCGGCGATGTGCCGAGCAATCCGAACGCCCCGATCATCTGGGTCACCGGCAGCTGCGGCATGGGCGGCGTGACCGTGCGCAACCCCAACCGCTGGGAGCGCCGCCGGCTGCGCGACAACCCGGCGTGA
- a CDS encoding C40 family peptidase, translating to MSVGAAALASATLLSNPAFADDDEPPAIEEQRDRADSAAERAREVRERVDQLYHEAGVATQYYNEAQEDVDAQQAEVDAALEAVEHATEQVNQARQTLGSMAAAQYRAGTGGLPDAAALLLADDPKSFFDTGHTLNRLTSLQQHALDNFQSHEQAADDQRDAATEALSELEQRETDLQDQKDAVQDRLAEARALLDQLSDEEQAELDELERLEEEEAARQAEEARLARERERQEQAERERAAQEAAEAEEREEQEQQPEQPAPGGEHASMAEAAIAFAEGELGKPYVWGATGPNSYDCSGLTQAAWRAAGVEIPRVTWDQVNIGTTIPRDQIQPGDLIFFYDDISHVGLYVGNNQMIHAPKPGDVIKYESIDNMPWHSAVRPG from the coding sequence ATGAGCGTGGGGGCAGCGGCTCTCGCCTCGGCAACGCTGCTCAGCAACCCCGCGTTCGCCGACGACGACGAGCCCCCGGCGATCGAGGAGCAGCGCGACCGCGCCGACTCCGCCGCCGAGCGGGCCCGCGAGGTGCGCGAGCGGGTCGACCAGCTCTACCACGAGGCCGGTGTGGCCACCCAGTACTACAACGAGGCGCAGGAGGACGTCGACGCGCAACAGGCCGAGGTGGACGCCGCGTTGGAGGCCGTGGAGCACGCCACGGAGCAGGTCAACCAGGCGCGTCAGACGCTCGGTTCGATGGCCGCCGCCCAGTACCGCGCGGGCACCGGCGGCCTGCCGGACGCCGCCGCGCTGCTGCTCGCCGACGACCCCAAGAGCTTCTTCGACACCGGCCACACCCTCAACCGGCTGACCTCGCTCCAACAGCACGCGCTGGACAACTTCCAGTCCCACGAGCAGGCCGCCGACGACCAGCGGGACGCGGCGACCGAGGCGCTCTCCGAGCTGGAGCAGCGGGAGACCGACCTCCAGGACCAGAAGGACGCCGTCCAGGACCGGCTGGCCGAGGCGCGGGCCCTGTTGGACCAGCTCAGCGACGAGGAGCAGGCCGAGCTCGACGAGTTGGAGCGGCTGGAGGAGGAAGAGGCCGCCCGCCAGGCCGAGGAGGCCAGGCTGGCGCGGGAGCGCGAACGCCAGGAGCAGGCCGAGCGCGAACGGGCCGCCCAGGAGGCCGCCGAGGCCGAGGAGCGGGAAGAGCAGGAGCAGCAGCCGGAGCAGCCCGCCCCCGGCGGCGAGCACGCCTCGATGGCCGAGGCCGCCATCGCCTTCGCCGAGGGCGAGCTGGGCAAGCCCTATGTGTGGGGCGCCACCGGGCCCAACTCCTATGACTGCTCCGGCCTGACGCAGGCCGCGTGGCGCGCCGCAGGCGTGGAGATACCCCGGGTCACCTGGGACCAGGTGAACATCGGCACCACCATCCCGCGCGACCAGATCCAGCCGGGCGACCTGATCTTCTTCTACGACGACATCAGCCATGTCGGGCTCTATGTCGGCAACAACCAGATGATCCACGCGCCCAAGCCGGGCGATGTCATCAAGTACGAGTCCATCGACAACATGCCCTGGCACAGCGCGGTACGCCCCGGCTGA